Below is a genomic region from Flavobacteriales bacterium.
TTCTTTCCACAGAAAATTTATGTTAAACAGAAGACATCTTAGGATCAAAGTCCTGCAGGCGCTCTACTCCTGGTTTCAGGGTAGCGATGGAGAATACGGCAAAGCCGAAAAAGAGTTGATGAGGAATATTGAAAGGATCTATGATCTTTATGTGCTTTATCTTCTGGTTTTGGTCGACATGCAACTCATGGCCGAAAACAAAATTGAAGACGGAAAAAAGAAAAAGCTTCCCACCAAAGCAGATCTGGAACCGAACATGAAGTTTGT
It encodes:
- a CDS encoding transcription antitermination factor NusB codes for the protein MLNRRHLRIKVLQALYSWFQGSDGEYGKAEKELMRNIERIYDLYVLYLLVLVDMQLMAENKIEDGKKKKLPTKADLEPNMKFVENKILCLLRDNKSLQAEAHKRKLSWASEQDMLKKIFNELRTSEEYAKYMTDPGRSFEEGQDFIMAFFKDKIANG